A single genomic interval of Meleagris gallopavo isolate NT-WF06-2002-E0010 breed Aviagen turkey brand Nicholas breeding stock chromosome 6, Turkey_5.1, whole genome shotgun sequence harbors:
- the STEAP2 gene encoding metalloreductase STEAP2 isoform X1, with protein sequence MESISMMGSPKNLNETFLPNVANGIKDASKITVGIIGSGDFAKSLTIRLIRSIHREHYTSLWDLKHLLVGKILVDVSNNTRVDQYPDSNAEYLASLFPDSLVVKGFNVVSAWSLQLGPKDASRQVYICSNNVQARHQVTELARQLGFIPVDLGALSSSREIENLPLRLFTLWKGPVVIAISLATFFFIYSFIRDVIHPYVRNQQSDFYKLPIEIVNKTLPVVAITLLSLVYLSGLIAAAYQLYYGTKYRRFPPWLDSWLQCRKQLGLLSFFFAVVHVAYSLCLPMRRSERYLFLNMAYQQVHANVENSWNEEEVWRIEMYISFGIMSLGLLSLLAVTSIPSVNNALNWREFSFIQVCYSQNNRFLLLT encoded by the exons ATGGAATCAATCTCTATGATGGGAAGCCCTAAGAACCTCAATGAAACTTTTCTACCAAATGTGGCCAACGGTATCAAGGATGCCAGTAAGATCACAGTAGGCATCATTGGAAGTGGAGACTTCGCAAAATCATTGACCATTCGGCTGATTAGAT CTATTCATAGAGAACACTACACGTCTTTGTGGGACCTCAAGCATTTACTCGTCGGTAAAATTCTGGTTGATGTCAGCAACAATACAAGAGTAGACCAATATCCAGACTCCAATGCAGAGTATCTGGCATCACTTTTCCCAGATTCCCTAGTTGTCAAAGGATTCAATGTTGTTTCAGCTTGGTCACTCCAGTTAGGACCAAAGGATGCCAGCAGACAG GTCTATATATGCAGTAACAACGTTCAGGCTCGCCATCAAGTTACTGAGCTCGCTCGTCAGCTCGGTTTTATTCCTGTTGATCTGGGGGCATTGTCATCTTCAAGGGAGATTGAAAACTTACCTCTGCGACTCTTCACACTGTGGAAGGGGCCTGTAGTGATTGCCATTAGTCTggcaacatttttcttcatttattcctTCATCAGAGACGTAATCCATCCATACGTGAGAAATCAACAGAGTGACTTTTACAAGCTCCCCATTGAGATTGTCAATAAGACTCTACCAGTTGTTGCCATCACGTTACTCTCTCTAGTGTATTTGTCGGGACTTATTGCGGCTGCTTATCAGCTTTACTACGGCACTAAGTACAGGCGATTTCCACCTTGGCTGGACAGCTGGCTGCAGTGTCGAAAGCAGCTTGGACTGCtcagttttttctttgcagttgtgCATGTGGCATACAGCCTTTGCTTACCTATGAGGAGATCAGAGCGATACTTGTTCCTCAATATGGCGTATCAACAG GTTCATGCAAATGTTGAAAATTCTTGGAATGAAGAAGAAGTGTGGCGAATTGAAATGTATATCTCCTTTGGAATAATGAGTCTTGGGTTGCTTTCTTTGCTGGCAGTAACTTCTATCCCTTCAGTCAACAACGCCTTAAACTGGAGGGAGTTCAGTTTTATTCAGGTGTGTTACTCTCAAAATAATAGATTTTTGTTGTTAAcatga
- the STEAP2 gene encoding metalloreductase STEAP2 isoform X2, which produces MESISMMGSPKNLNETFLPNVANGIKDASKITVGIIGSGDFAKSLTIRLIRCGYHVVVGSRNPKFAAEFFPHVVDVTHHEDAVTKTNIIFVAIHREHYTSLWDLKHLLVGKILVDVSNNTRVDQYPDSNAEYLASLFPDSLVVKGFNVVSAWSLQLGPKDASRQVYICSNNVQARHQVTELARQLGFIPVDLGALSSSREIENLPLRLFTLWKGPVVIAISLATFFFIYSFIRDVIHPYVRNQQSDFYKLPIEIVNKTLPVVAITLLSLVYLSGLIAAAYQLYYGTKYRRFPPWLDSWLQCRKQLGLLSFFFAVVHVAYSLCLPMRRSERYLFLNMAYQQVHANVENSWNEEEVWRIEMYISFGIMSLGLLSLLAVTSIPSVNNALNWREFSFIQSKMGYIALLLCTVHALVFAWNKWVDVNQFIWYTPPSFMLAVFLPIVVLLCKCILFFPCFRRRIKKIRCGWEANTQTNQTNLTSRL; this is translated from the exons ATGGAATCAATCTCTATGATGGGAAGCCCTAAGAACCTCAATGAAACTTTTCTACCAAATGTGGCCAACGGTATCAAGGATGCCAGTAAGATCACAGTAGGCATCATTGGAAGTGGAGACTTCGCAAAATCATTGACCATTCGGCTGATTAGATGTGGGTACCATGTTGTTGTAGGAAGCAGAAACCCTAAATTTGCTGCAGAGTTCTTTCCCCATGTGGTTGATGTCACTCACCATGAAGATGcagtaacaaaaacaaacatcattttTGTAGCTATTCATAGAGAACACTACACGTCTTTGTGGGACCTCAAGCATTTACTCGTCGGTAAAATTCTGGTTGATGTCAGCAACAATACAAGAGTAGACCAATATCCAGACTCCAATGCAGAGTATCTGGCATCACTTTTCCCAGATTCCCTAGTTGTCAAAGGATTCAATGTTGTTTCAGCTTGGTCACTCCAGTTAGGACCAAAGGATGCCAGCAGACAG GTCTATATATGCAGTAACAACGTTCAGGCTCGCCATCAAGTTACTGAGCTCGCTCGTCAGCTCGGTTTTATTCCTGTTGATCTGGGGGCATTGTCATCTTCAAGGGAGATTGAAAACTTACCTCTGCGACTCTTCACACTGTGGAAGGGGCCTGTAGTGATTGCCATTAGTCTggcaacatttttcttcatttattcctTCATCAGAGACGTAATCCATCCATACGTGAGAAATCAACAGAGTGACTTTTACAAGCTCCCCATTGAGATTGTCAATAAGACTCTACCAGTTGTTGCCATCACGTTACTCTCTCTAGTGTATTTGTCGGGACTTATTGCGGCTGCTTATCAGCTTTACTACGGCACTAAGTACAGGCGATTTCCACCTTGGCTGGACAGCTGGCTGCAGTGTCGAAAGCAGCTTGGACTGCtcagttttttctttgcagttgtgCATGTGGCATACAGCCTTTGCTTACCTATGAGGAGATCAGAGCGATACTTGTTCCTCAATATGGCGTATCAACAG GTTCATGCAAATGTTGAAAATTCTTGGAATGAAGAAGAAGTGTGGCGAATTGAAATGTATATCTCCTTTGGAATAATGAGTCTTGGGTTGCTTTCTTTGCTGGCAGTAACTTCTATCCCTTCAGTCAACAACGCCTTAAACTGGAGGGAGTTCAGTTTTATTCAG AGCAAGATGGGATACatagctctgctgctgtgcacagtTCACGCACTGGTGTTTGCTTGGAATAAGTGGGTTGATGTTAACCAATTCATCTGGTACACACCACCTTCATTTATGctagcagtttttcttcctattgtGGTCCTGCTCTGTAAATGCATACTGTTCTTTCCATGTTTCAGGAGGAGGATAAAAAAGATTAGATGTGGTTGGGAAGCTAATACACAGACCAATCAAACCAACTTGACTTCCAGACTATAG